The Sphingomicrobium sp. genome has a window encoding:
- a CDS encoding FtsW/RodA/SpoVE family cell cycle protein — protein sequence MDPSHYGRSDTSAIARWFWEIDKVLLLLVSVLIGIGLIAVAAGSPAAAHRYSGGNVRFSELYYFWRQLAWIAIGIPVMIGISMMPRERARRMSLFGAAFFFVLLIFVPIVGPEHNGARRWIEFGVGQIQPSEFLKPFFVVAMAWLLSLKGSDKTLPVYPISAAIVGSVAFLLMKQPDFGSTIIFCAVWVAMLALAGVSMRILIFMALGGIVGVVLAYFFYDVATARIDEFLFGEGDNFQTANAMRTLTAGGLLGMGPGGGTRKFGLPEPHTDYIFSVIGEEFGLIACLAIACLYLGIVARVLIKLLDEESSFAILAAAGLAIQFGLQAMINMMVNVQLAPSKGMTLPFISYGGSSMLALSIGMGLLLAFTRRNPYLTRSPYVVKWSGESLAA from the coding sequence ATGGACCCGAGCCATTACGGCCGCTCCGATACCAGTGCGATCGCGCGCTGGTTCTGGGAAATCGACAAGGTCCTGCTGCTGCTCGTCAGCGTGCTGATCGGCATCGGCCTGATCGCCGTCGCCGCCGGCTCGCCCGCCGCCGCTCACCGCTATTCGGGGGGCAATGTCCGCTTCTCCGAACTCTACTATTTCTGGCGGCAGCTCGCCTGGATCGCGATCGGCATTCCGGTGATGATCGGCATCTCGATGATGCCGCGCGAGCGGGCACGGCGCATGTCCCTGTTCGGCGCCGCTTTCTTCTTCGTCCTGCTGATCTTCGTGCCGATCGTCGGGCCGGAGCATAATGGCGCGCGGAGATGGATCGAGTTCGGCGTCGGCCAGATTCAACCGTCGGAGTTCCTGAAACCTTTCTTCGTCGTCGCGATGGCGTGGCTGCTCAGCCTGAAGGGAAGCGACAAGACGCTTCCCGTCTACCCGATCTCGGCGGCGATCGTCGGGAGCGTCGCCTTCCTGCTCATGAAGCAGCCGGACTTCGGCAGCACGATCATCTTCTGCGCTGTGTGGGTGGCGATGCTGGCGCTGGCCGGCGTGTCGATGCGCATCCTCATCTTCATGGCCCTCGGCGGCATCGTCGGCGTGGTCCTTGCCTATTTCTTCTACGACGTCGCGACCGCCCGCATCGACGAGTTCCTGTTCGGTGAAGGCGACAATTTCCAGACCGCCAATGCGATGCGGACGCTGACAGCCGGCGGCCTCCTTGGCATGGGCCCCGGTGGCGGCACCCGCAAGTTCGGCCTTCCGGAACCGCACACCGACTACATCTTCTCGGTGATCGGCGAGGAGTTCGGGCTGATCGCCTGCCTCGCGATCGCCTGCCTCTACCTCGGCATCGTCGCTCGCGTGCTTATCAAGCTGCTGGACGAGGAATCCTCGTTCGCGATCCTCGCCGCGGCCGGTCTGGCGATCCAGTTCGGTCTGCAGGCGATGATCAACATGATGGTCAATGTGCAGCTGGCGCCGTCCAAGGGCATGACCCTGCCGTTCATCAGCTACGGCGGCAGCTCGATGCTGGCGCTGTCGATCGGCATGGGCTTGCTGCTCGCCTTCACGCGCCGAAACCCCTATCTGACGCGCTCACCGTATGTCGTGAAGTGGAGCGGGGAGAGCCTGGCAGCATGA
- the murD gene encoding UDP-N-acetylmuramoyl-L-alanine--D-glutamate ligase — MITAKAFEGKRYAVYGLARSGLATATALLASGAEVTAWDGKEEARAKAPTGTKLANLDEADLTQFDSLVVTPGLPLNRHPIAARARETGVEIIGDIELFARARPELPSHKVVGITGTNGKSTTTALVHHILKTAAVPTTMGGNIGLPILSQDPLPESGVYVLELSSFQIDLTQSLDCDVAVLLNITPDHLDRYESFDAYAASKERLFAMSNGTHVRGRDAGLDQWNWPALQGPHNAQNAAAAIEVCQALGVGAGEIEEGLRTYGGLPHRMERVRDKDGVLFVNDSKATNPTATAPALAAFPSIRWILGGQAKTDNLDQCAPHFGNVRSAYTIGEAAELFERLLAPHMPVKNCGKLADAVLAAAADSVPGDTVLLSPACASFDQFRDFEDRGGQFRQLVGEL, encoded by the coding sequence GTGATCACGGCCAAGGCATTCGAAGGCAAACGGTACGCCGTCTACGGCCTTGCCCGCTCCGGCCTGGCGACGGCCACGGCACTACTTGCCAGCGGGGCGGAAGTCACCGCCTGGGACGGCAAGGAGGAGGCGCGGGCGAAGGCGCCAACCGGCACGAAACTGGCCAACCTCGACGAAGCCGACCTGACGCAGTTCGACAGCCTTGTCGTCACTCCCGGCCTGCCTCTTAACCGCCACCCGATCGCGGCGCGTGCCCGCGAGACAGGTGTCGAAATCATCGGTGACATCGAACTCTTCGCCCGCGCCCGTCCCGAGCTGCCTTCGCACAAGGTGGTCGGGATTACCGGCACCAACGGCAAGTCGACGACGACCGCGCTCGTCCACCACATCCTCAAGACCGCGGCCGTGCCGACGACGATGGGCGGCAACATCGGCCTGCCGATCCTGTCGCAGGACCCGCTGCCCGAAAGCGGCGTTTATGTGCTCGAGCTGTCGAGTTTCCAGATCGACCTGACGCAGAGCCTCGATTGCGACGTGGCGGTGCTGCTCAACATCACGCCGGACCATCTCGACCGGTACGAAAGCTTCGATGCCTATGCGGCCTCGAAGGAGCGGCTGTTCGCCATGTCCAACGGAACGCATGTGCGCGGACGCGACGCCGGCCTCGATCAATGGAACTGGCCCGCATTGCAGGGTCCTCACAACGCGCAGAATGCTGCGGCGGCAATCGAGGTCTGTCAGGCGCTGGGCGTGGGAGCGGGTGAGATCGAAGAGGGCCTGCGCACCTACGGCGGGCTCCCGCACCGGATGGAGCGTGTCCGCGACAAGGACGGCGTGCTGTTCGTGAACGACAGCAAGGCGACCAACCCGACCGCCACCGCGCCCGCGCTCGCGGCATTTCCGAGCATTCGCTGGATCCTCGGCGGGCAGGCGAAGACGGACAATCTCGACCAATGCGCACCGCACTTCGGCAATGTCCGCTCGGCCTATACAATCGGCGAGGCGGCCGAGCTGTTCGAGCGGCTGCTCGCCCCGCATATGCCCGTGAAAAATTGTGGAAAACTGGCCGACGCGGTGCTTGCGGCTGCTGCGGATTCCGTGCCCGGTGATACGGTGCTGCTGTCGCCGGCCTGTGCCAGCTTCGACCAGTTCCGCGACTTTGAAGACCGGGGGGGCCAGTTCAGGCAGCTGGTGGGGGAATTATGA
- the mraY gene encoding phospho-N-acetylmuramoyl-pentapeptide-transferase, whose translation MLYVIAEQLGFPGVLNLIRYISFRAGAASATALIIGLLIGPKFISWLRERQGKGQPIRADGPQSHLAKRGTPTMGGLLILISVSISVLLWMNLANPYVWACLLVTAGFGLIGWLDDYDKVRKAHHAGLAGRTRLILEFAIAGFATWLMVRSSGTSLHLPFVKDSVADLGWFYILFGAFVIVAFGNAVNLTDGLDGLATMPVIIASLAFLIITYLVGNAKFASYLGIPHVPGTGDLTVLLMAIIGAGLAFLWFNAPPAAVFMGDTGSLALGGALGAVAVATHHEFVLVIIGGLFVVEALSVIIQVAVYKRTGKRVFLMAPIHHHFEQIGWSEPTVVIRFWIISFVLALAGLATLKLR comes from the coding sequence ATGCTCTATGTGATCGCCGAGCAGCTCGGCTTTCCGGGCGTTCTCAACCTCATCCGCTACATCAGCTTCCGCGCCGGGGCTGCGAGCGCGACGGCGCTGATCATCGGACTGCTGATCGGGCCGAAGTTCATCAGCTGGCTTCGCGAGCGACAGGGCAAGGGACAGCCGATCCGCGCCGACGGCCCGCAGAGCCACCTTGCGAAGCGGGGGACCCCGACGATGGGCGGCCTGCTGATCCTGATCTCGGTCTCGATCTCGGTCCTGCTGTGGATGAACCTCGCGAACCCCTACGTCTGGGCATGCCTGCTGGTTACTGCCGGGTTCGGGCTGATCGGCTGGCTCGATGACTACGATAAGGTGCGCAAGGCCCATCATGCCGGGCTTGCCGGACGGACGCGGCTGATCCTCGAATTTGCGATCGCGGGCTTCGCGACCTGGCTGATGGTGCGCAGCAGCGGCACCAGCCTGCACCTGCCGTTCGTCAAGGATAGCGTCGCGGACCTCGGCTGGTTCTACATTCTCTTCGGCGCGTTCGTGATCGTCGCCTTCGGCAATGCCGTGAACCTGACGGATGGGCTTGATGGGCTCGCCACCATGCCGGTGATCATCGCCAGCCTTGCCTTCCTCATCATCACTTATCTGGTCGGCAATGCGAAGTTCGCATCCTACCTCGGCATTCCGCATGTGCCGGGTACCGGCGACCTGACGGTGCTGCTGATGGCGATCATCGGCGCAGGCCTTGCCTTTCTGTGGTTCAACGCGCCGCCCGCCGCGGTCTTCATGGGCGATACGGGTAGTCTCGCGCTCGGCGGCGCACTCGGGGCCGTCGCTGTCGCCACGCACCATGAATTCGTGCTGGTGATCATCGGCGGCCTGTTCGTGGTCGAAGCCTTGAGCGTGATTATCCAGGTCGCGGTTTACAAACGCACCGGCAAGCGCGTTTTCCTGATGGCGCCGATCCACCACCATTTCGAACAGATCGGCTGGTCGGAGCCGACCGTCGTCATCCGTTTCTGGATCATCAGCTTCGTGCTCGCACTCGCGGGCCTCGCGACGCTGAAGCTCAGGTGA
- the murF gene encoding UDP-N-acetylmuramoyl-tripeptide--D-alanyl-D-alanine ligase, with protein sequence MTPLWTSEEIAAATGGTASAQFEVTGVTFDSREVGSGDLFVAMPGTARDGHEFVDGAFAAGAAGAIVSKPVAGPHVLVADTFAALQALARASRARSSATILGVTGSVGKTSTKEALYAALDRNRPGKVHRSVKSYNNHTGVPLSLARMPRDADYAVLEMGMNHAGEIRALTAQVRPHVALITAIAPAHIENLGSMEAIADAKAEIFEGLEPDGVAIIPNDTPHRDQLVRAARRHADRIVTFGRGDADVHAVHAVTADPGGSLISAALLERELTFTISQRGDHWVSNALAVLAAVEAVGEDVAVGGLALADMGGLKGRGERHVVACDGGELLLIDESYNANPASMAATLKSLGAERDVSRRIAVLGPMRELGEHSDELHAGLASAVRDAHVDRLILIGDEMAPLANAVGSDIETTTSVSVDEATELLTNLLRPGDAVLVKASNSIGLAKLVDHVVKGTACSM encoded by the coding sequence GTGACCCCCCTCTGGACCTCAGAAGAAATTGCCGCCGCAACAGGCGGCACTGCAAGTGCCCAGTTCGAAGTCACGGGCGTCACGTTCGACAGCCGTGAAGTGGGTTCCGGCGACCTGTTCGTCGCCATGCCCGGCACGGCCCGCGACGGCCATGAATTCGTCGATGGTGCGTTTGCAGCTGGCGCCGCGGGCGCAATCGTCAGCAAGCCGGTGGCGGGTCCGCACGTCCTCGTCGCCGACACCTTCGCCGCGCTCCAGGCGCTCGCGCGGGCGTCCCGCGCGCGAAGCAGCGCCACTATCCTCGGGGTCACCGGGTCGGTCGGCAAGACCAGCACGAAGGAAGCGCTTTACGCCGCGCTCGATCGCAACCGGCCCGGCAAGGTGCACCGGTCGGTCAAGAGCTATAACAACCATACCGGCGTCCCGCTCAGCCTCGCCCGGATGCCGCGCGACGCGGACTATGCGGTGCTCGAAATGGGCATGAACCATGCCGGCGAAATCCGCGCGCTGACCGCGCAGGTGCGCCCGCACGTCGCGCTGATCACCGCCATTGCCCCCGCCCACATCGAGAATCTCGGCTCGATGGAAGCGATCGCCGACGCCAAGGCGGAAATTTTCGAAGGCCTCGAACCCGATGGCGTCGCCATCATCCCCAACGACACGCCCCACCGCGACCAGCTGGTCCGCGCCGCCCGCCGCCATGCCGACCGGATCGTCACCTTCGGCCGCGGCGATGCCGACGTTCATGCGGTGCATGCCGTCACTGCGGACCCGGGCGGCAGCTTGATCAGCGCCGCGCTTCTCGAACGCGAACTGACTTTCACCATCTCGCAACGCGGGGACCATTGGGTGTCGAATGCGCTTGCCGTGCTTGCCGCCGTCGAAGCAGTGGGCGAGGATGTCGCGGTCGGCGGCCTCGCGCTCGCCGACATGGGTGGGCTCAAGGGGCGCGGCGAACGGCATGTGGTCGCGTGCGACGGCGGCGAGCTTCTGCTGATCGACGAAAGCTACAATGCTAACCCGGCGTCAATGGCGGCCACACTGAAGAGCCTTGGTGCCGAACGGGACGTTTCGCGCCGCATCGCCGTGCTCGGTCCGATGCGCGAGCTGGGCGAGCATAGCGACGAGCTTCATGCCGGCCTCGCGTCCGCGGTGCGCGACGCGCACGTGGACCGGCTTATTCTCATCGGCGACGAAATGGCGCCGCTCGCGAACGCTGTCGGCTCCGACATAGAAACCACCACTTCGGTCTCGGTCGACGAAGCGACCGAGCTGCTGACCAATTTGCTGCGTCCCGGCGACGCGGTGCTCGTAAAGGCGTCCAACTCGATCGGGCTGGCAAAGCTCGTCGACCATGTGGTGAAGGGGACCGCATGCTCTATGTGA
- a CDS encoding UDP-N-acetylmuramoyl-L-alanyl-D-glutamate--2,6-diaminopimelate ligase translates to MRLSDLVDVDSDSEVTGFALDHRKVARGSVFGAFQGALFNGEDFIGEAVERGAVAVVACPDAPVAAVPHLADAEPRRLFAELAAKFYAPYPETVVAVTGTNGKTSTVEMTRQIWRMSGHRSASIGTLGVTTSDDQVKTGLTTPDIVTFLHNMAGLKRMGIGHVAYEASSHGLDQHRAEGVPLAAAAFTNFSRDHLDYHGTMEAYFEAKMALFDRLLAPGKPAVIWTDDPKSDEVIARANKCGHQVLTVGRKGDLIRLMEQAPTALGQTLMLEHGGKSHRLPLPLIGAYQAANVLTAAGLVLATGGTWDQTFAAMQRVAPVRGRLERAVISRAGVPVYIDYAHTADALEAAIAALRPHVEGRLITVFGAGGDRDQGKRPEMGRVAVEKSDVVIVTDDNPRSEDPARIRAEVMAGAPGAIEVAGRREAIAEAISIASSGDIVLVAGKGHETGQIIGDRVLPFDDALVARECAA, encoded by the coding sequence GTGCGCCTGTCCGACCTCGTGGACGTCGATAGCGATTCTGAGGTGACCGGCTTTGCGCTGGACCATCGCAAGGTTGCGCGCGGCAGCGTCTTCGGGGCGTTCCAGGGTGCGCTGTTCAACGGCGAAGATTTCATCGGCGAGGCGGTCGAGCGCGGCGCGGTCGCCGTTGTCGCCTGCCCAGATGCGCCGGTCGCGGCGGTCCCGCACCTCGCCGATGCCGAACCGCGGCGGCTGTTCGCTGAACTCGCCGCGAAATTCTATGCGCCATATCCGGAAACGGTCGTTGCGGTGACGGGCACCAACGGCAAGACGTCGACAGTCGAAATGACGCGCCAGATCTGGCGCATGAGCGGGCACCGCTCGGCGTCCATCGGCACGCTCGGCGTTACGACTTCGGACGACCAGGTGAAGACGGGGCTGACCACGCCCGACATCGTCACCTTCCTCCACAATATGGCCGGGTTGAAGCGCATGGGGATCGGCCATGTCGCTTATGAGGCGTCGAGCCACGGCCTCGACCAGCATCGCGCAGAGGGCGTTCCGCTGGCCGCCGCCGCCTTCACCAACTTCAGCCGCGACCACCTCGATTACCACGGCACGATGGAGGCCTATTTCGAGGCCAAGATGGCGCTGTTCGACAGGCTTCTCGCGCCCGGCAAGCCGGCGGTGATCTGGACCGACGATCCGAAGTCTGACGAGGTGATCGCCCGCGCCAACAAGTGTGGCCACCAGGTGCTGACCGTCGGCCGCAAAGGCGACCTGATCCGCCTGATGGAGCAGGCGCCGACCGCTCTTGGCCAGACGCTGATGCTCGAGCATGGAGGCAAGTCTCACCGCCTCCCGCTGCCGCTGATCGGCGCCTACCAGGCCGCTAACGTGCTAACCGCTGCCGGGCTGGTGCTCGCGACGGGCGGTACCTGGGACCAGACCTTTGCGGCGATGCAGCGGGTCGCGCCGGTTCGCGGCCGGCTCGAGCGCGCGGTGATCAGCCGCGCCGGCGTGCCGGTCTACATCGATTATGCTCATACAGCCGACGCGCTCGAGGCTGCGATCGCAGCGCTCCGGCCGCATGTCGAAGGCCGGCTGATCACCGTCTTCGGCGCCGGCGGCGACCGCGACCAAGGCAAGAGACCGGAGATGGGCCGGGTAGCGGTCGAGAAATCCGACGTCGTGATCGTCACCGACGACAATCCGCGCAGCGAGGACCCGGCGCGAATCCGGGCCGAGGTCATGGCGGGCGCGCCGGGCGCCATCGAAGTCGCCGGCCGCCGCGAAGCCATTGCCGAAGCGATCAGCATCGCAAGCAGCGGCGATATCGTGCTCGTTGCGGGCAAGGGGCACGAAACCGGCCAAATCATCGGCGATCGCGTGCTCCCGTTCGACGATGCACTGGTGGCGCGGGAGTGTGCCGCGTGA
- a CDS encoding penicillin-binding protein 2, translated as MNAPTPALVASRPERLRLVGQRRQMLAVMHQRLMFGMLVYAGLVALIALRILYLAVFGDHAGRKEDLRSFVPTRGDILDRDGAPLASTIDAWTIAIHPTKVIGDKLDLARKLAQLMPERSVEQYFAMLRSGKPFFYLRRRAAPGLVEAVNALGEPGLAIEREPDRLYPQTSLAAHVIGFTDVDGRGAAGVERAFEEHLSDPKTRGKPLVLSISSRVQQALEAELSAAMQHFSAIGAAGVIMDVRTGEVLAMTSLPTFNPNAAGQGDQQSHFNRAALGVFELGSTFKPFTVAMAMDSGVVTSMGQQYGCPNVLNAYGHQVHDTHPFGRMCSVSEIMMESSNIGTAQIADQLGIQRQKAWLKKMGFLDRVEIELKERGRSLNPGSRWGSFETMTIGYGHGIAVAPLQLAMGYATLFNGGVYHPPTILKVNRDHPLPKGRRVFSEDTSYRMRALLRLVVMKGTGKKADAPGYRVGGKTGTAQKLIGGRYSNNINMTSFAGVFPMDDPRYVIVVMLDEPKATKETYGFTTAGWNVAPVVSKTVSRIAPMLGVVPDMKREPNMAEVLPYIHEKKE; from the coding sequence ATGAACGCACCGACGCCCGCTCTCGTCGCGTCCCGGCCCGAGCGGCTCCGTCTGGTCGGGCAGCGGCGGCAGATGCTTGCCGTCATGCACCAGCGCCTGATGTTCGGCATGCTGGTCTATGCCGGGCTTGTGGCGCTCATCGCGCTGCGCATCCTTTATCTCGCGGTGTTCGGCGACCATGCCGGCCGCAAGGAAGACTTGCGGTCCTTCGTGCCGACCCGCGGCGACATCCTCGACCGCGACGGCGCACCGCTCGCCAGCACCATCGATGCGTGGACGATCGCGATCCACCCGACCAAGGTCATCGGCGACAAGCTCGACCTTGCCCGCAAGCTCGCGCAGCTCATGCCGGAGCGCTCGGTGGAGCAATATTTCGCGATGCTGCGCTCGGGTAAGCCATTCTTCTACCTCCGCCGGCGCGCGGCGCCCGGCCTGGTCGAAGCGGTCAATGCCCTTGGCGAGCCGGGCCTCGCAATCGAGCGTGAGCCCGATCGGCTCTACCCGCAGACTTCGCTTGCCGCCCACGTGATCGGCTTCACCGACGTTGACGGGCGCGGCGCGGCGGGCGTCGAGCGCGCCTTCGAAGAGCATCTGTCGGATCCGAAGACGCGCGGCAAACCGCTGGTGCTGTCGATCTCCAGCCGAGTCCAGCAGGCGCTCGAAGCCGAGCTCAGCGCCGCGATGCAGCATTTTTCGGCGATCGGCGCCGCCGGCGTCATCATGGACGTGCGCACCGGCGAAGTGCTGGCGATGACCTCGCTTCCGACCTTCAACCCCAATGCCGCGGGGCAGGGCGACCAGCAGTCGCACTTCAACCGCGCGGCGCTCGGCGTCTTCGAGCTCGGCTCGACCTTCAAGCCGTTCACCGTCGCCATGGCGATGGACTCGGGTGTCGTCACGTCAATGGGCCAGCAATATGGCTGCCCGAACGTGCTCAACGCTTATGGCCACCAGGTCCACGACACCCATCCGTTCGGACGGATGTGTTCGGTGTCCGAGATCATGATGGAAAGCTCGAACATCGGCACCGCCCAGATCGCCGACCAGCTCGGGATTCAGCGCCAGAAGGCGTGGCTGAAGAAGATGGGCTTCCTTGATCGGGTCGAAATCGAGCTCAAGGAGCGCGGCCGGTCGCTGAACCCCGGCTCGCGTTGGGGCTCGTTCGAAACCATGACCATCGGCTATGGCCACGGCATTGCGGTTGCACCGCTGCAGCTGGCGATGGGCTATGCGACCCTGTTCAACGGCGGCGTCTACCATCCCCCGACGATCCTGAAGGTCAACCGCGACCATCCGCTGCCCAAGGGCCGGCGCGTCTTCAGCGAAGACACCAGCTACCGCATGCGGGCCCTGCTTCGGCTGGTGGTGATGAAGGGCACCGGCAAGAAGGCCGACGCGCCGGGTTATCGCGTTGGCGGCAAGACCGGCACCGCGCAGAAGCTGATCGGCGGGCGCTATTCGAACAACATCAACATGACGAGCTTTGCGGGTGTGTTCCCGATGGACGACCCTCGCTATGTGATCGTCGTCATGCTCGACGAACCCAAGGCGACGAAGGAAACCTACGGCTTCACGACCGCGGGCTGGAACGTCGCGCCGGTGGTCAGCAAGACGGTCAGCCGCATCGCCCCGATGCTCGGCGTCGTGCCCGACATGAAGCGGGAGCCGAACATGGCCGAGGTCCTGCCCTACATTCACGAAAAGAAAGAATAG
- the rsmH gene encoding 16S rRNA (cytosine(1402)-N(4))-methyltransferase RsmH has protein sequence MTPTGNVKAPHVPVLIDAVIAALAIGDGDTLVDGTFGAGGYTRAMLQAGAGRVIGFDRDPDAIEAARSLVPDPRLDLVEERFSQMDRALDERGIGQVDGIALDIGVSSMQLDRADRGFSFQADGPLDMRMSKSGLSAADFLNSAEEAEIARVLRDYGEEPRARAIARAIVAARPLERTAELAAIVRRAAGFRPGQKSDPATRTFQAIRIHLNAELEELEEGLEAAERALKPGGRLAIVTFHSLEDRIVKRFFRERSGGTPAGSRHRPVLADPTEPTFERVAKPVSPTERELAANPRARSARLRSAIRTSAPARKEHLQ, from the coding sequence ATGACCCCCACCGGCAATGTCAAAGCCCCACATGTGCCGGTGCTGATCGATGCGGTGATCGCCGCGCTCGCCATCGGCGACGGCGACACCCTGGTCGACGGAACATTCGGAGCGGGCGGCTACACGCGCGCCATGCTCCAGGCGGGGGCGGGACGAGTGATCGGCTTCGACCGCGATCCCGACGCGATCGAAGCGGCACGGTCACTCGTCCCGGACCCGCGCCTTGACCTTGTCGAGGAGCGCTTCAGCCAGATGGACCGGGCGCTCGACGAGCGCGGCATCGGCCAGGTTGACGGCATCGCCCTCGACATCGGAGTCAGCTCGATGCAGCTCGACCGCGCCGACCGGGGCTTTTCGTTCCAGGCCGACGGCCCGCTCGACATGCGCATGTCCAAGTCCGGGCTGAGCGCCGCCGATTTCCTGAATTCGGCCGAGGAGGCCGAGATTGCCCGGGTCCTGCGCGACTATGGGGAGGAGCCGCGCGCCCGGGCAATTGCTCGCGCAATCGTTGCCGCCCGGCCGCTCGAGCGGACCGCCGAGCTTGCCGCGATCGTCCGCCGCGCCGCCGGCTTCCGCCCGGGGCAGAAGAGCGATCCCGCGACCCGCACCTTCCAGGCAATCCGCATCCATCTCAACGCCGAGCTCGAGGAACTCGAAGAAGGCCTCGAAGCGGCGGAACGGGCGCTCAAGCCCGGCGGCCGCCTTGCGATCGTCACCTTTCACAGCCTCGAAGACCGGATCGTGAAGCGCTTCTTCCGCGAACGCAGCGGAGGAACGCCGGCCGGTTCGCGCCACCGTCCCGTCCTTGCCGATCCGACCGAACCGACGTTCGAGCGGGTCGCCAAGCCGGTATCCCCGACGGAGCGCGAGCTGGCCGCGAACCCCCGCGCGCGCTCCGCCCGGCTGCGCAGCGCCATCCGCACCTCCGCCCCCGCCCGCAAGGAACACCTGCAATGA
- a CDS encoding division/cell wall cluster transcriptional repressor MraZ, which yields MRFHEPCLARCEGEVDVALEHLFQGSALNAVDGKGRVSIPAFLRSVIERRGDARTIVLAKHEAFPCLSAYDPAYAALKHAKLERLLEKEETNPDAQLDYQQRNLMAFAATEEVPYDSSGRILFPPMMRRKGQIGDLAMFLGTGETFQIWNPQLLLDDPRIPEDLKDIARFRLEERGAS from the coding sequence GTGCGTTTCCACGAACCCTGCCTCGCGCGCTGCGAAGGGGAAGTGGACGTGGCGCTAGAGCATCTGTTTCAGGGCAGCGCGCTGAACGCGGTCGACGGGAAGGGCCGCGTTTCCATTCCCGCATTCCTTCGTTCCGTGATCGAGCGCCGCGGCGATGCGCGGACCATCGTGCTGGCCAAGCATGAGGCGTTCCCCTGCCTCAGCGCCTACGATCCCGCTTATGCCGCGCTGAAGCACGCCAAGCTCGAACGGCTGCTCGAAAAGGAAGAAACCAACCCCGACGCGCAGCTCGATTATCAGCAGCGCAACCTGATGGCTTTCGCGGCGACCGAAGAAGTGCCGTACGACAGCTCAGGCCGTATCCTGTTTCCGCCGATGATGCGCCGCAAGGGCCAGATCGGCGATCTCGCCATGTTCCTGGGCACTGGCGAGACTTTCCAGATCTGGAACCCGCAGCTTCTCCTCGACGATCCGCGAATCCCCGAGGACCTCAAGGACATCGCGCGCTTCCGCCTCGAAGAGCGAGGCGCGTCATGA